A genomic stretch from Camarhynchus parvulus chromosome 11, STF_HiC, whole genome shotgun sequence includes:
- the TMEM170A gene encoding transmembrane protein 170A, with protein MDGGEAGGGGGGLLQQILSLRLVPRVGNGTTTYSSPLSTFPEMWYGVFLWAVVSSLAFHVPAALLALFTLRHHKYGRFMSVSVLLMGIVGPITAGTLTSAAIAGVYRAAGKKMIPFEALIFGVGQTFCVVVVSFLRILATL; from the exons ATGGACGGCGGCGAAGcgggcggcggtggcggcgggctcctgcagcagatccTCAGCCTTCGCCTCGTGCCCCGCGTGGGCAATGGCACCACCACCTACTCCAGCCCGCTCTCCACCTTCCCAG AGATGTGGTACGGCGTCTTCCTGTGGGCAGTCGTCTCTTCCCTTGCCTTCCACGTCCCGGCCGCGCTGCTTGCCCTCTTCACGCTCCGGCACCACAAGTACGGCAGGTTCATGTCCGTGAGCGTGCTGCTGATGGGCATCGTGGGACCCATCACCGCCGGCACCCTCACAA GTGCTGCCATTGCTGGAGTTTACAGAGCTGCGGGGAAAAAAATGATTCCCTTTGAGGCGCTCATTTTTGGCGTGGGCCAGACGTTCTGTGTGGTGGTGGTTTCCTTCCTGCGCATTCTGGCCACTCTGTAG